Proteins encoded within one genomic window of Chitinophaga parva:
- a CDS encoding RHS repeat domain-containing protein translates to MLRSKDDVFLLYRGWLELQSQQIKEAISQTTALLDRQDTGLYVQAYRSDNRRELLLAVAQFKTEQQDIERKILALTLPDEEMVGHMLRSNYSSGGTQITYLAAGMGFAYTASNSRGEKEYELSNHLGNVMATVRDRKLGIDGGNGTITYYNVDVVNSNDYYPFGSLMPGRSYSKSEKYRYGFNGKENDNEVKGDGNHQDYGMRVYDPRIARFLSTDPIAKSYPELTPYQFASNRPIDGVDIDGKEWGADSRFVNTGTPNLAIENVMTVRMKVTNSSKIVTDPNVIKSRAELVKTTLEQSFKNEELIYLFDIPFKVITKTEVILDYSPVSPDDGNIGILNFDDRVSTNKVTVNTVGNTTTTTTLTSSTPGETTGAIRDFTLNLAITMDGKLTPVTDFVSTTRHEGAHSGGVNHPWNLKGIEKINLQMLDQTIAPFDRDKVLNNFMNSAENPDLSLLPTKKSRDEILKEQINAMFLKIKKVSPFSGADLRSPNNNEADKAPKQ, encoded by the coding sequence TTGTTAAGATCAAAGGATGATGTGTTTTTGCTTTACCGGGGCTGGTTGGAATTACAAAGCCAACAGATAAAGGAGGCGATAAGTCAGACAACAGCGCTGCTTGATCGGCAGGATACGGGATTATATGTTCAGGCTTATCGTTCGGATAATAGAAGGGAATTGTTATTGGCGGTTGCACAATTCAAAACGGAGCAACAGGACATCGAGCGTAAAATTTTAGCCTTGACGTTGCCTGATGAGGAGATGGTGGGTCATATGCTTCGGAGTAATTATTCAAGCGGGGGGACGCAAATTACCTATTTGGCTGCAGGGATGGGGTTTGCCTATACCGCGAGCAATAGTCGTGGAGAAAAGGAGTATGAACTATCAAATCACCTTGGGAATGTAATGGCTACTGTGAGGGATAGAAAGTTGGGGATAGATGGTGGTAACGGAACCATCACGTACTATAATGTGGATGTTGTAAATTCGAACGATTATTACCCATTTGGGTCTTTGATGCCTGGTCGGTCATATAGTAAAAGTGAAAAATACCGTTATGGATTTAATGGGAAGGAGAATGATAATGAGGTGAAGGGAGACGGGAATCATCAGGATTATGGAATGAGAGTGTATGACCCGAGAATTGCTAGATTCCTTAGTACAGATCCAATTGCCAAATCCTATCCAGAGTTGACACCGTATCAATTTGCCAGCAATCGACCTATTGATGGGGTTGATATAGATGGAAAGGAGTGGGGGGCAGATTCCAGATTCGTTAATACAGGTACGCCTAATTTAGCAATTGAAAATGTAATGACCGTAAGAATGAAGGTTACCAATAGTTCTAAAATTGTAACAGATCCTAACGTGATCAAATCTAGGGCAGAATTAGTAAAGACCACATTAGAGCAATCGTTTAAAAATGAAGAGTTAATATACCTGTTCGATATTCCATTTAAAGTTATAACTAAAACGGAAGTTATTTTAGACTATAGCCCTGTGAGTCCGGATGATGGTAACATAGGAATTCTGAATTTTGATGACCGTGTAAGTACCAATAAGGTTACAGTTAATACAGTAGGAAATACAACGACTACAACGACCTTGACAAGCAGTACTCCAGGGGAGACGACTGGTGCCATAAGAGACTTTACACTTAATTTAGCAATTACAATGGATGGAAAGTTGACGCCGGTAACTGACTTTGTTTCAACTACACGGCACGAGGGGGCACATTCTGGGGGGGTAAACCACCCCTGGAATTTAAAGGGAATAGAAAAGATTAATTTGCAAATGCTGGATCAGACTATAGCTCCATTCGATCGTGACAAAGTACTAAATAATTTTATGAACTCTGCTGAAAATCCAGACCTTTCGTTACTTCCGACTAAAAAGAGCCGTGATGAAATATTAAAAGAACAAATAAATGCAATGTTTTTGAAGATCAAAAAAGTCTCACCATTTTCAGGAGCCGATCTGAGATCTCCTAATAATAACGAGGCTGATAAAGCACCTAAACAATAG
- a CDS encoding LLM class flavin-dependent oxidoreductase has protein sequence MKKIGFLSFGHWSNHPAYQTRTAADTLLQSIDLAVAAEAIGLDGAYFRVHHFAAQLASPFPLLSAIGARTNKIEIGTGVIDMRYENPLYMVEDAGAADLISGGRLQLGISRGSPEQVIDGWRYFGYEPAEGETDADMGRRKALQFLDKLRGVGFAKPNPNPMFPNPPGLLRLEPHSPGLRERIWWGAGTNATAIWAAENGMHLQSSTLKMDESGKPFHVQQAEQIRLYKQAWKTAGHQREPRVSVSRSIFPLMTEQDRYLFGRDSNSVDKIGFLDSDQRAIFGRSYAGEPDQLIKELAKDEAIQEADTLLLTIPNTLGVEYNVHILSAILEHVAPGLGWR, from the coding sequence ATGAAGAAAATAGGATTCTTATCGTTCGGGCATTGGTCCAATCACCCCGCCTATCAAACCCGTACGGCGGCCGATACCCTGTTACAGTCCATCGACCTGGCCGTGGCGGCGGAAGCAATAGGCTTGGATGGTGCCTATTTCCGGGTGCACCATTTCGCGGCACAATTAGCATCCCCCTTTCCTTTGCTATCCGCCATCGGCGCCAGGACAAACAAGATAGAGATCGGAACGGGTGTGATTGACATGCGGTATGAAAATCCACTTTACATGGTGGAAGACGCCGGTGCGGCCGACCTCATTTCTGGCGGGCGGTTGCAACTGGGCATCAGCAGAGGGTCGCCCGAACAGGTAATTGACGGGTGGCGTTATTTTGGTTATGAACCCGCCGAAGGAGAAACGGATGCAGACATGGGCCGCAGGAAAGCATTGCAATTCCTGGATAAGCTCCGTGGCGTTGGATTTGCAAAACCCAATCCCAATCCCATGTTTCCCAATCCACCGGGCTTATTACGGTTAGAACCGCATTCCCCGGGATTGCGGGAACGCATCTGGTGGGGCGCGGGTACCAATGCGACCGCCATCTGGGCCGCCGAAAACGGGATGCACCTGCAAAGCTCCACGCTGAAGATGGACGAAAGCGGTAAGCCATTTCATGTTCAACAGGCGGAGCAGATCAGGTTGTATAAGCAGGCATGGAAAACAGCCGGGCATCAGCGGGAGCCAAGGGTTTCCGTAAGCCGGTCCATCTTTCCGCTGATGACTGAACAGGACCGGTATCTATTTGGACGGGATAGTAACAGCGTTGATAAAATTGGTTTTCTTGACAGTGATCAACGCGCCATTTTTGGAAGGAGCTATGCCGGAGAACCCGACCAGCTTATTAAGGAACTGGCAAAGGATGAGGCCATCCAGGAAGCAGACACCCTGTTGTTAACGATACCCAATACGCTGGGAGTGGAATATAATGTCCATATCCTTTCGGCTATCCTGGAGCATGTGGCACCCGGCTTGGGCTGGCGTTAA
- a CDS encoding low molecular weight phosphatase family protein, translated as MTTPLFPKLAHYLADAANDFEQISLQRKALLRQIADGVIDALDKTGHAALIYVCTHNSRRSHMGQLWAAAAAAYYNIPGVATYSGGTAITAFNPNAIQALADAGFKITGPEVSPNPHYSVAYSAEEAPVEAFSKRYMDPPNPADHFIAVMTCAHADDNCPFVAGASLRVATPYEDPKEADGKPNQAQVYSQRCKEIATEVLYTFSLVAEKVANG; from the coding sequence ATGACCACTCCCCTTTTTCCGAAGCTGGCCCACTATCTTGCGGATGCAGCCAACGATTTTGAACAGATTTCCCTGCAGCGCAAAGCGTTGCTCCGCCAGATTGCAGATGGTGTTATTGATGCGCTGGATAAAACCGGGCACGCAGCACTGATCTATGTATGTACCCATAACTCCCGCAGGAGCCACATGGGCCAGTTGTGGGCCGCCGCTGCTGCCGCTTATTACAATATACCGGGCGTTGCCACTTACTCCGGCGGCACAGCAATCACCGCGTTCAATCCCAATGCCATCCAAGCGCTGGCAGATGCAGGTTTTAAGATAACAGGCCCGGAGGTATCACCCAACCCACATTATTCCGTTGCCTACTCCGCCGAAGAAGCGCCTGTGGAGGCGTTTTCAAAAAGATACATGGACCCGCCCAACCCGGCAGATCATTTTATTGCAGTGATGACGTGCGCACATGCAGATGATAACTGCCCGTTTGTAGCCGGGGCCAGCCTGCGGGTGGCAACGCCATATGAGGACCCCAAAGAGGCAGATGGGAAACCTAATCAGGCGCAGGTGTACAGCCAGCGTTGTAAAGAGATCGCGACAGAGGTGCTGTACACCTTTTCGTTGGTGGCAGAGAAAGTTGCTAACGGGTAG
- a CDS encoding AraC family transcriptional regulator, which produces MLKFEIMGENTIPEYLPHIFYNCYYQKVREGESFAPSHVLSYTIAGQSDITVGDKTFTMKAGDLFLYRRNQLGRYTKTPPPDGVYESVSISLDEQTLRSLAAELHQEMDQPWTGDTMLRLPVNAMLSNYIESLKPYLNRNGDINPTLAAIKVKEAAMILLQLNPSLKNFLFDFSPPGKLDLEGFMNTHYKYNVDLNRFAYLTGRSLASFKRDFEKIFHASPNKWLQQKRLQDAYYLLKEKGWRSSDVYLEVGFKDLSHFSFAFKKAFGITPSHVGASRA; this is translated from the coding sequence ATGCTTAAATTTGAGATCATGGGGGAGAACACAATACCTGAATATTTACCGCATATTTTTTATAACTGCTACTACCAGAAAGTGCGGGAAGGAGAGAGCTTTGCGCCCAGCCATGTGCTTAGCTACACCATAGCCGGCCAGTCTGATATTACGGTGGGTGATAAGACCTTCACCATGAAAGCGGGCGACCTTTTCCTGTACCGCAGGAACCAACTGGGCCGATATACCAAAACCCCGCCCCCGGACGGCGTGTATGAATCCGTATCCATTTCACTGGACGAACAAACCCTGCGTAGCCTGGCGGCAGAATTGCACCAGGAAATGGACCAGCCCTGGACCGGCGATACTATGCTGCGCCTGCCGGTAAATGCCATGCTCAGTAACTACATTGAATCGCTGAAGCCTTACCTGAACCGCAATGGCGACATCAACCCCACGCTGGCCGCCATCAAGGTAAAGGAAGCCGCTATGATACTGCTGCAATTAAATCCTTCCCTGAAAAATTTCCTGTTTGATTTCAGTCCGCCCGGTAAGCTGGACCTGGAAGGTTTTATGAATACCCACTACAAATACAATGTAGACCTGAACCGCTTTGCTTACCTCACCGGCCGGAGCCTGGCATCGTTCAAGCGGGATTTTGAAAAGATCTTTCATGCATCGCCTAACAAATGGCTGCAGCAAAAACGCCTGCAGGATGCTTATTACCTGCTGAAAGAAAAAGGCTGGCGCTCTTCCGACGTATACCTGGAAGTAGGCTTCAAAGACCTGTCGCATTTCTCCTTTGCCTTTAAGAAAGCGTTTGGCATTACGCCTTCACATGTAGGGGCTTCCAGGGCGTAA
- a CDS encoding oxidoreductase, translated as MSKVWFITGASKGLGRSLTQAALKAGHQVAATVRNLTQLDELAAQYPEQLLPLELDVTDHTRAKAGITATITRFGRIDVLVNNAGFGITGATEAYSEEQVQSQLATNLYAPIDITRLVLPYMRQQRSGRILQISSIGGRQGNPGLSIYQAAKFGLAGFSEALAKEVAPLGIFVTSIEPGGFRTEWATGSMSFAPEIPGYESTVGVMINVLRNNLFTPQGDPDKAAKVMLDLVENPEPPVHLVLGSDALTMLRQANNTRDTEMEKWAAVSLTTDHDDAGNFSESTIFKALQDKI; from the coding sequence ATGAGCAAAGTTTGGTTTATCACCGGTGCCTCCAAAGGCCTGGGCCGCAGCCTCACCCAGGCTGCCCTGAAAGCAGGCCACCAGGTGGCCGCCACCGTACGTAATCTCACCCAGCTGGACGAACTGGCTGCGCAATACCCGGAACAACTGCTGCCCCTGGAGCTGGACGTAACGGACCATACCCGCGCCAAGGCCGGTATTACCGCTACCATTACCCGTTTTGGCCGTATAGATGTGCTGGTGAACAATGCCGGTTTTGGCATTACCGGCGCCACGGAGGCTTATTCCGAAGAACAGGTACAAAGCCAGCTGGCCACTAACCTGTACGCCCCCATTGACATTACCCGCCTGGTGCTGCCATACATGCGCCAGCAGCGGAGTGGCCGCATCCTGCAGATCAGCTCCATTGGGGGCCGCCAGGGCAATCCCGGCCTATCCATTTACCAGGCAGCCAAGTTTGGCCTGGCCGGCTTCTCCGAGGCGCTGGCCAAGGAAGTAGCCCCCCTGGGCATTTTTGTGACCAGTATAGAGCCCGGCGGTTTCCGCACAGAATGGGCCACCGGCTCCATGAGCTTCGCCCCTGAAATTCCTGGTTATGAAAGCACGGTGGGCGTAATGATCAACGTGCTGCGCAATAATCTCTTCACTCCCCAGGGCGATCCCGACAAAGCCGCCAAAGTAATGCTGGACCTCGTGGAAAACCCGGAGCCTCCTGTACACCTGGTGTTGGGCAGTGACGCCCTGACCATGCTCAGGCAAGCCAATAACACCCGCGATACAGAGATGGAAAAATGGGCCGCTGTGAGTCTCACTACTGACCACGACGATGCCGGCAACTTTTCCGAGAGCACCATTTTTAAAGCCTTGCAGGATAAGATCTAG
- a CDS encoding TIM-barrel domain-containing protein, translating into MSFSPKHFLFILCIACGAAATAQNIPVQRAGLISPSIAEFIPRGFDPSKTPSLILQKEPSIQSALPATWNVQPEFAVENGKAIATVHLKGNISLYGGGEVTGPLLRNGKTIRLWNTDNGAYGTDGGRRLYQTHPWVLGVREDGSAFGVLFDSPWKAELTTDPDKIELRTESTVLFRVFIINRSSPQEVVKGLAALTGTMEMPPRWALGYQQCRFSYGTEKRVREIADTFRAKQIPCDAIWMDIDYMDGYRVFTFNKTNFPNPAKLNADLHAQGYHTVFMIDPGVKVDNNYTVYASGKANDVWVKDPAGKEYHGKVWPGDCAFPDFTRPQTRQWWASLYSDFLKNGMDGIWNDMNEPAVNDNDFPDSLRLGTMPYNTPHRGGGGLPAGPHLLYHNAFGRLMVQATREGVMAAKPDKRPFILTRANLLGGQRFAATWTGDNYASEEFMKVSVPMSITLGLSGQPFSGPDIGGFLGNTSGDLWANWLGFGVFMPFARGHACAGTNNKEPWAYGAAIESTSRIALERRYRMLPYLYSLVHEAHTNGLPLMRPVFFDDPADQRLRAEDQAFLLGKDLLVIPAFAKEPQLPKGIWEPLSLVTGDTADAYQAKLLIKGGSIIPAGTAIQHTNENALATLTLYICLDAQGMANGTLYWDAGEGWGFKTGAYRLLKFQATEKNGKTLIRLASRSGKYNIGKDIHQVLAVVIKNGHTFTGRVSLENGVLNTGG; encoded by the coding sequence ATGAGCTTTTCGCCGAAGCATTTTCTTTTTATTCTTTGCATCGCTTGCGGGGCGGCCGCCACGGCACAAAACATCCCGGTACAACGCGCGGGCCTTATCAGCCCTTCCATCGCTGAATTTATTCCCAGGGGTTTTGACCCTTCCAAAACACCATCCCTGATCCTGCAAAAAGAGCCCTCTATACAAAGCGCGCTGCCCGCCACCTGGAACGTGCAGCCGGAGTTTGCGGTTGAAAATGGGAAAGCCATTGCTACCGTGCATTTAAAAGGAAACATCAGCCTGTATGGCGGAGGTGAAGTGACCGGCCCTCTTTTGCGGAACGGCAAAACCATCAGGCTTTGGAACACAGACAACGGCGCCTATGGCACAGACGGGGGCAGGCGGCTTTATCAAACACACCCGTGGGTACTGGGCGTCCGTGAAGATGGCAGCGCATTCGGTGTGCTGTTTGACAGCCCCTGGAAAGCCGAACTGACCACAGACCCGGACAAGATTGAACTGCGTACGGAAAGCACGGTTTTATTCCGGGTGTTTATCATCAACCGCTCCTCTCCGCAGGAAGTGGTGAAAGGACTGGCAGCACTTACCGGTACCATGGAAATGCCGCCCAGATGGGCTTTGGGCTACCAGCAATGCCGCTTCTCCTATGGCACTGAAAAAAGAGTGCGCGAAATAGCAGATACGTTCCGCGCCAAACAAATACCCTGCGATGCCATCTGGATGGATATTGATTATATGGATGGCTATCGCGTATTCACGTTCAACAAAACTAATTTTCCCAACCCCGCCAAACTTAATGCAGACCTGCATGCACAGGGCTACCACACTGTGTTTATGATAGACCCTGGTGTGAAAGTAGATAACAACTATACGGTGTATGCATCCGGCAAGGCAAATGATGTATGGGTGAAAGACCCTGCCGGCAAGGAATACCACGGCAAGGTATGGCCGGGCGATTGTGCGTTCCCGGATTTTACCCGGCCGCAAACCCGCCAATGGTGGGCCAGTCTTTATAGCGATTTTCTAAAGAACGGCATGGACGGTATCTGGAACGATATGAATGAACCTGCCGTTAACGACAATGATTTTCCCGACAGCCTGCGGCTGGGCACCATGCCTTATAACACACCGCACCGCGGCGGTGGTGGCCTGCCTGCAGGGCCTCACCTGCTGTATCATAATGCTTTTGGCAGGTTGATGGTACAGGCTACGCGCGAAGGGGTGATGGCAGCAAAGCCGGACAAACGCCCCTTCATTTTAACCCGCGCCAACCTGCTGGGTGGCCAGCGCTTTGCCGCCACCTGGACGGGTGATAATTATGCCAGCGAGGAATTCATGAAAGTATCCGTACCCATGTCCATTACACTGGGCCTTTCCGGCCAGCCTTTCAGCGGCCCGGACATAGGCGGTTTCCTGGGTAACACCTCCGGCGACCTGTGGGCAAACTGGCTGGGCTTTGGCGTTTTCATGCCCTTTGCAAGAGGCCATGCCTGCGCCGGTACGAATAACAAAGAGCCCTGGGCGTATGGCGCCGCTATTGAAAGCACATCACGCATTGCACTGGAACGGCGCTATCGCATGCTGCCGTATTTATACAGCCTGGTGCACGAAGCCCATACCAATGGCCTGCCCTTAATGCGCCCTGTCTTCTTCGATGATCCCGCAGACCAGCGCCTGCGCGCGGAAGACCAGGCATTCCTGCTGGGTAAGGACCTCCTGGTGATCCCTGCCTTTGCAAAGGAGCCCCAGTTGCCCAAAGGCATATGGGAACCGTTAAGCCTTGTAACCGGTGATACCGCAGATGCTTACCAGGCAAAGCTGCTGATCAAAGGTGGCAGCATTATTCCTGCCGGCACGGCCATCCAGCACACCAATGAAAATGCACTGGCAACACTCACCCTGTACATCTGCCTGGATGCACAGGGAATGGCCAATGGCACGCTGTACTGGGATGCCGGCGAAGGCTGGGGATTTAAAACCGGCGCTTACAGGCTGCTGAAATTCCAGGCCACGGAAAAAAATGGAAAGACCCTTATCCGGCTGGCATCGCGGAGCGGGAAATATAATATCGGTAAAGACATTCACCAGGTTCTGGCCGTGGTTATCAAAAATGGCCACACGTTTACCGGCCGGGTGTCCCTGGAAAACGGTGTATTGAATACAGGTGGCTGA
- a CDS encoding RagB/SusD family nutrient uptake outer membrane protein, which yields MKNTYKKYILPAVLTISLTMGACTNLDEKVYDKVDAGSFLTRRDDVIRDFLRPFEHAYWSIQGNDLYAAGEDATDEIGTYNRQGDWQDGNYYQRMHYHTWTTQDNFTSGAWTAFYQGITLATNSLQDMEGITDPRKLNVTPEELADFKAELRTLRAWFYLRAFDYYRNIEIVTDVKNSTKGNPQSTPDETFKYIESELQAAIPDLFQREALGNNSIGRWTQAGAASLLARLYLNAKVYIKQDKFSECATICQDIINGKYGKYQLDTRWDAPFDYTNNLPNSEVIYGFPCTLGRTHWQYDGGMFFWGMTYDAAPLYCGFTDFGQSNPKYALQPGRDVDSVEYTFALGKPFVKFQHYPDDYRLKLYKNLGNSTREGMFLYGYLPYKHNVNGVTVTDTVRGNKGPYPLFIRDQVGMFLDAKPGTRIADKESDMNHADHNSGVFLVKYPVYPTPDPNRITSAYAEVRLSEIYYTLAECKYRAGDKAGAAVLLNAVRQRNYPAGSPSLYKADGSQLTDQEMLDEWGREFIGENRRRTDLIRWGVFNTGTWWDKKPDADDHTAIFPIGITIMGANPQFVQNPGY from the coding sequence ATGAAAAACACTTATAAAAAATATATACTGCCCGCGGTGCTGACCATCAGCCTCACCATGGGTGCATGTACCAACCTGGATGAAAAGGTGTACGATAAGGTAGATGCAGGAAGCTTTCTGACCCGCCGGGATGACGTGATCCGCGATTTCCTGCGCCCGTTTGAGCACGCCTACTGGAGCATACAAGGCAATGACCTCTATGCCGCGGGTGAAGATGCTACCGACGAAATAGGCACCTACAACCGCCAGGGCGACTGGCAGGATGGTAACTATTACCAGCGCATGCACTACCACACCTGGACCACCCAGGATAACTTTACCAGCGGCGCCTGGACGGCCTTCTACCAGGGCATTACACTTGCCACCAATTCCCTGCAGGACATGGAAGGCATCACTGATCCCCGGAAGCTCAATGTAACGCCGGAAGAACTGGCGGATTTTAAAGCAGAACTCCGCACCCTGCGCGCCTGGTTCTATCTCCGGGCCTTTGACTACTACCGCAATATTGAGATTGTGACGGATGTAAAGAACAGTACCAAAGGCAATCCACAATCCACACCGGATGAGACCTTCAAGTACATTGAGTCAGAACTGCAGGCCGCCATACCGGACCTTTTCCAGCGCGAAGCACTGGGCAACAACAGCATTGGCCGCTGGACACAAGCCGGCGCCGCCTCATTGCTGGCGCGCCTTTACCTGAATGCGAAAGTGTATATCAAGCAGGACAAATTCAGCGAGTGCGCCACCATCTGCCAGGATATTATCAACGGCAAATATGGGAAATACCAGTTGGATACCCGCTGGGACGCACCCTTCGATTACACGAACAACCTGCCAAATTCTGAAGTGATCTATGGCTTCCCCTGCACCCTGGGCCGTACCCACTGGCAGTATGATGGCGGCATGTTCTTCTGGGGCATGACCTACGATGCAGCCCCCTTGTATTGCGGTTTCACAGATTTTGGACAATCCAATCCCAAATATGCGCTGCAACCCGGCAGGGACGTGGATAGCGTGGAATACACCTTTGCACTGGGCAAGCCCTTTGTGAAGTTCCAGCACTACCCGGACGATTACCGTTTAAAGCTGTATAAAAACCTGGGCAACAGTACCCGCGAAGGCATGTTCCTCTATGGCTACCTGCCTTACAAACACAATGTGAATGGGGTAACGGTAACAGATACGGTGCGTGGCAACAAAGGTCCCTACCCCCTTTTCATCCGCGACCAGGTGGGCATGTTCCTGGATGCCAAACCCGGCACCCGCATTGCTGACAAGGAATCCGATATGAACCACGCAGACCACAACTCCGGCGTGTTCCTGGTGAAATATCCCGTGTATCCCACACCGGATCCTAACCGCATTACCTCTGCCTATGCAGAAGTGCGCCTGTCTGAGATCTACTACACCCTGGCGGAATGTAAATACCGTGCAGGTGATAAAGCCGGTGCCGCGGTGCTGCTGAATGCCGTGCGCCAGCGCAACTACCCGGCCGGCTCTCCCAGCCTGTATAAAGCAGATGGCAGCCAGCTCACCGACCAGGAAATGCTGGACGAGTGGGGCCGGGAATTCATTGGCGAGAACCGCCGTCGCACAGACCTGATCCGCTGGGGCGTATTCAACACCGGCACCTGGTGGGATAAAAAACCAGACGCGGATGATCACACAGCGATCTTCCCCATCGGCATCACGATCATGGGCGCCAATCCACAATTTGTACAAAATCCAGGTTACTGA